One region of Candidatus Manganitrophus noduliformans genomic DNA includes:
- a CDS encoding ATP-binding protein, with translation MARGEVPLPWHSLYDATLAVFLLSTVFFSLMFPKPTPHAGRILAPFTICAAGITGGSLVGGNFSQHNVLGDIHTFEPTLFFRIYILYAIASLGTMIGVLLYKYRMLRYAQCDRPAQMALKVIVMWFSLSIIFGLQFSLVEVVILKSMKHFYLQTGGFLIYTVATFYSIVKYNAFDIETVLHKTLSWLIVSLGPIAVIFTSAIWLRPHLQNVPNWQWAVAVSGISCIAGLYLYFAQPYVDQLFDRRKYDLAKTLDEVISDLAVLQELQPMAVRILNRVCQVLTVNGGGAMILDPQKKHLVVVARKDLDMNDTIPLGESILQTFEMGSMEELDPAQGGEAKDSTHSAWLRNHSFALCLPLVQKDELLGILVFGRKRNLGRFSQREKAFLAKLSTAVTIAFSNSLLLERERELDRLKTEFLSEVAHELGGPLSGIARIAEGVLMRSPDQISEDQRRMVENIRITAVEIKKLVDYLLDLSKIEMGVMHYDFQPVEVASCVRLALDLALSEINLKGLNIQLDIDDDLPMIKGDKARIRQCVSNLLSNAIKYTERGQIGICCKKDDDRIKISVWDTGRGMTPDEKDTIFDRYRRGKKVDSIEGSGLGLTVTKGIIESLGGTIDVDSTIGVGSVFSIYLPFDLQKVELHTPPRSGSPQIYYKNSQPPANINADNTASEVFRGNGEKVLVVDDLETERNVVCTYLEANGYLIETASNGFQALELVRATKPDIIITDLLMPILNGPELCRILKANPSFASTPIIMLTGRNNFGDMEFGIQMGADDYIGKPCNLQELSLRMAALLRMHQIRNDLDLARSSLIEMELIASSSGTFVHAIKTPLALIENYVRIARIALDRSNRQKVDESLFQIEDAARAISRILQGLRRAHLDSPKMARIHLPKVLDACLSRLIWEESCTKYEVKRKYGEEIPYVEGDVHQLEMAFSNLISNALDAMRMSGILEIGIFVPHPGGVMIEIRDSGVGIPDPIMKNLFKPFITTKIDGTGLGLWTAKRIIETHHGGSLTLDSTPGRGTTVKAWIPTGGLQIRQPEEVTIDGKQPHSDC, from the coding sequence GTGGCACGTGGCGAAGTCCCACTCCCATGGCACAGTCTCTACGATGCAACGTTGGCGGTGTTTTTATTGTCGACAGTTTTTTTTTCGTTAATGTTTCCAAAACCGACTCCACACGCCGGCAGGATTTTGGCTCCGTTTACGATATGCGCTGCAGGTATTACCGGGGGATCTCTTGTCGGAGGTAATTTCTCTCAGCACAATGTTCTCGGCGATATTCATACGTTTGAACCAACGCTCTTTTTTAGAATCTATATCCTATATGCTATTGCTAGTCTCGGCACAATGATTGGAGTTCTCCTCTATAAATACAGAATGCTTCGGTATGCCCAATGTGACAGACCAGCTCAAATGGCGCTGAAAGTGATTGTGATGTGGTTCTCTCTCTCAATAATATTTGGGCTCCAGTTCTCATTAGTCGAAGTTGTTATTCTCAAGAGTATGAAGCACTTTTACCTACAAACTGGCGGTTTTTTGATCTATACGGTTGCAACTTTTTATAGCATCGTTAAATATAACGCTTTCGACATTGAAACTGTCCTGCATAAGACGCTAAGTTGGCTTATCGTTTCTTTGGGGCCTATTGCAGTCATCTTTACTTCGGCTATATGGCTCAGGCCGCACCTGCAGAATGTGCCTAACTGGCAGTGGGCGGTAGCAGTCAGCGGAATTAGCTGTATCGCGGGGCTCTATCTTTATTTCGCTCAGCCTTATGTTGATCAACTCTTTGATCGCAGAAAATACGATTTGGCAAAGACACTGGACGAAGTAATCAGCGACTTGGCCGTTCTCCAGGAGTTGCAACCGATGGCTGTCAGAATCCTCAATCGCGTCTGTCAAGTCCTGACCGTTAATGGCGGCGGCGCCATGATTCTTGATCCTCAGAAGAAGCATCTTGTCGTAGTTGCCCGGAAAGATTTGGACATGAACGACACCATCCCTCTTGGAGAATCAATATTGCAGACATTTGAAATGGGATCAATGGAGGAGCTTGATCCGGCCCAAGGTGGAGAAGCTAAAGATAGTACTCATTCTGCGTGGCTTCGGAATCACTCCTTTGCGCTTTGTCTTCCCTTGGTCCAGAAAGACGAACTTCTTGGAATTCTGGTATTCGGGAGGAAACGGAATCTCGGAAGGTTTTCTCAACGGGAAAAAGCTTTTCTCGCAAAACTTTCCACTGCAGTGACGATCGCCTTTTCAAATTCACTACTCCTGGAGCGGGAACGTGAACTTGATCGTTTAAAAACGGAATTTCTTTCTGAAGTGGCTCATGAGCTGGGGGGACCTCTCTCGGGTATAGCTAGAATCGCCGAAGGCGTTCTGATGCGGAGTCCTGATCAAATCAGTGAGGATCAGAGACGTATGGTCGAGAACATTCGTATCACTGCGGTCGAAATAAAAAAACTCGTCGACTACCTGCTAGATCTGAGCAAGATTGAAATGGGCGTAATGCACTATGATTTCCAACCGGTGGAAGTTGCCTCATGTGTACGTCTAGCTCTTGATTTGGCACTCAGTGAAATTAATTTGAAAGGTCTGAATATTCAATTGGATATTGATGATGATCTACCCATGATCAAAGGCGATAAAGCGCGAATCCGTCAATGTGTATCGAATCTTCTTTCCAACGCCATCAAGTACACTGAGCGAGGCCAGATCGGGATCTGTTGCAAGAAAGATGATGACCGGATAAAGATTTCCGTTTGGGATACCGGTCGAGGAATGACTCCTGACGAAAAAGACACCATATTTGATCGTTACCGTAGAGGTAAGAAGGTGGATAGCATTGAGGGGAGCGGTCTCGGATTGACGGTGACAAAAGGCATTATAGAGAGTCTCGGTGGTACTATTGATGTGGATTCGACAATCGGTGTAGGTAGTGTTTTTTCAATTTATCTTCCTTTTGATCTCCAAAAAGTGGAGCTTCATACTCCACCCCGGTCCGGGAGTCCCCAGATTTATTATAAAAATTCCCAGCCGCCCGCCAACATTAACGCTGATAATACAGCATCAGAGGTTTTCAGAGGCAATGGTGAGAAGGTTCTTGTTGTTGACGACCTTGAAACTGAGCGTAATGTGGTTTGTACATATCTTGAGGCAAATGGCTATCTCATCGAAACAGCGAGCAATGGTTTTCAGGCTCTAGAATTAGTTCGGGCGACAAAACCAGATATTATCATCACAGATTTATTAATGCCAATCCTAAATGGACCGGAGCTCTGTCGCATCTTAAAAGCTAATCCAAGCTTTGCCTCCACACCGATCATCATGCTCACGGGAAGGAATAACTTCGGTGATATGGAGTTTGGAATTCAAATGGGTGCGGACGACTATATAGGTAAGCCGTGTAACCTTCAAGAACTCTCGTTACGAATGGCTGCACTCCTGCGGATGCACCAAATACGCAATGATCTGGACCTTGCCAGATCGAGCCTGATTGAGATGGAGTTAATTGCAAGCTCTTCCGGAACCTTTGTACATGCCATCAAGACTCCACTCGCTTTGATTGAGAATTACGTCAGGATTGCCCGAATCGCGCTGGATCGCTCCAACCGTCAGAAGGTTGATGAGAGCCTCTTCCAAATTGAAGACGCTGCCCGAGCAATCTCCAGAATTCTGCAGGGTCTCAGGAGGGCCCATCTTGATTCTCCGAAAATGGCCAGGATTCATCTGCCGAAAGTTTTAGATGCTTGTCTTTCTAGACTGATATGGGAAGAAAGTTGTACGAAATATGAGGTGAAACGGAAGTATGGGGAGGAGATTCCCTATGTGGAAGGAGATGTACACCAGCTCGAAATGGCGTTTTCGAACCTCATTTCAAATGCCCTTGATGCGATGCGGATGAGCGGGATCCTAGAGATCGGGATTTTCGTGCCTCATCCGGGAGGCGTGATGATTGAGATCAGGGATTCCGGCGTCGGCATTCCCGATCCGATAATGAAGAATCTCTTCAAGCCTTTTATCACGACCAAGATTGATGGGACCGGCCTGGGTCTTTGGACTGCAAAGAGAATTATTGAGACCCACCATGGCGGCAGTTTAACTCTGGATTCCACTCCCGGAAGGGGCACAACAGTCAAGGCGTGGATCCCAACTGGAGGGCTCCAGATCAGGCAGCCGGAAGAGGTTACAATCGATGGAAAACAGCCACATTCTGATTGTTGA
- a CDS encoding methyltransferase, with product MRIGMIPQTVLEWFLSKMNVIPFPAEDTFVAMMQTRAIMAANRLGIFTSLAKGPASSAELARDLSCQIRGLEALLEAVKNAGYVVEQKGRYSLSPRARKWVTPDSSESVNWFIEFNYDNWERMGNLEESVKTGKSLDLHAQLLDITQWRRYLYGLHDLSRMAAKEIVLRRLVRSSPKLLLDIGGGHGGYSAAFCRAYPHLKSVIFDLPQAIEIGNEIIRKHYGDVTDRIEFKEGDITKDSWGTGYDVVLLMNVIHHFEPEQIRQIFGKIMGTINSGGVLLILDQLNNVNKSTSYLASMAELLFLVMTSGRSYRFDTVQDWLTEAGFKNIRLKNLRVGPGASVLAAEKS from the coding sequence ATGCGTATTGGTATGATTCCACAAACGGTATTGGAGTGGTTTCTTTCGAAGATGAACGTGATTCCATTTCCCGCCGAGGATACGTTCGTCGCGATGATGCAAACGCGGGCTATTATGGCTGCTAATCGTTTGGGTATTTTTACATCTTTGGCAAAGGGTCCTGCTTCTTCCGCTGAGCTTGCCCGAGATCTTTCCTGCCAGATAAGAGGGCTTGAAGCCCTTTTAGAAGCCGTCAAGAACGCCGGTTACGTTGTAGAACAGAAAGGAAGGTACTCTCTTTCTCCCAGAGCCCGCAAGTGGGTTACACCGGATAGTTCCGAGTCAGTCAACTGGTTTATTGAGTTTAATTACGACAACTGGGAAAGAATGGGTAATCTCGAGGAATCCGTAAAAACCGGAAAGTCCTTGGATCTACATGCGCAACTTCTAGATATTACTCAATGGAGGCGGTATCTTTATGGTCTTCATGATCTTTCGAGAATGGCCGCCAAAGAAATAGTTCTAAGAAGGTTGGTAAGGTCTTCTCCGAAACTCCTCCTGGATATAGGTGGAGGTCACGGCGGGTACTCAGCAGCGTTCTGCCGAGCGTATCCTCATTTGAAGTCCGTCATCTTTGACTTACCTCAAGCTATTGAAATTGGAAATGAGATCATAAGAAAGCATTATGGTGATGTGACAGATAGAATCGAATTCAAAGAAGGAGATATTACGAAAGATTCTTGGGGAACCGGTTACGACGTTGTCCTTCTAATGAATGTAATTCATCATTTTGAGCCGGAACAGATCAGACAGATTTTTGGAAAAATAATGGGAACTATAAATTCAGGGGGAGTGCTTCTGATCTTAGATCAGCTTAATAACGTAAATAAATCTACATCTTATCTCGCCTCTATGGCAGAACTGCTTTTTCTCGTAATGACGAGTGGAAGAAGCTATAGATTCGATACTGTTCAGGACTGGCTGACAGAAGCCGGTTTCAAAAATATCCGACTCAAGAACCTGAGAGTCGGACCGGGAGCCTCTGTTTTAGCTGCCGAAAAAAGCTAA
- a CDS encoding sigma-54-dependent transcriptional regulator, translating to MENSHILIVEDDPRYIKLYSDALETHRYTLDVERELSAGLQAVQKNVPDLVLLDLSFDGTPEGGLTFISAALENQADLPIIIISAHSDSAIINKALDLGAVDYIVKDHSLHELLPIRVHHTLKRTLFEKRRKTQIELHNGFIFGPGKIIIGQSPKMLEVYALIEKVARSRSTALILGESGTGKELVAEAIHDRKESAAPYISIDCGAVPESVLESELFGVKARYPGFHNTEPLIGKMEVVGEGTLLLDEIGNMGIGLQAKLLRVLEERRFSPLGSEKIQFLAQIIASTNIDFKLAIESKRFREDLYYRLNDVPILLPPLRERKEDIPLVVSYILDQYRFQTDRTVEVLPQTLEKLIEYDWPGNVRELVKTVHRALIGTQSQYLTPKHIELSGSGATRSRAESGAANEPEKPSPPIVGNYKKMVQEYQKKLLRLALDRTKGNQSEAAKLLGLHRTHFIRLINFHGLNKTEEM from the coding sequence ATGGAAAACAGCCACATTCTGATTGTTGAAGACGATCCTAGGTATATTAAGCTTTACAGTGATGCCCTGGAGACACATCGATACACACTGGATGTCGAGCGAGAGCTGTCGGCGGGTCTGCAGGCTGTCCAAAAAAACGTTCCGGATCTTGTTCTCCTTGATCTGTCCTTCGATGGGACGCCGGAGGGAGGGCTCACGTTTATTTCCGCTGCGCTGGAAAATCAGGCCGATCTTCCGATTATCATCATCAGTGCTCACAGTGACAGCGCAATAATCAATAAGGCCCTCGACCTCGGTGCGGTCGATTACATCGTAAAAGATCACTCTCTCCATGAGCTCCTTCCTATTAGAGTCCATCATACTCTGAAGAGGACACTCTTTGAGAAGCGAAGAAAAACGCAGATCGAGCTTCATAACGGATTTATCTTCGGCCCTGGAAAGATCATCATCGGACAATCCCCCAAGATGCTTGAGGTCTACGCTTTGATCGAGAAGGTAGCTCGGAGCCGATCCACTGCGCTAATTCTTGGGGAAAGCGGGACGGGAAAAGAGCTGGTTGCCGAGGCGATTCACGACAGGAAGGAATCAGCAGCCCCGTATATCTCCATTGATTGTGGGGCTGTTCCTGAGTCAGTTCTGGAGAGTGAGCTCTTCGGTGTGAAGGCGCGTTATCCGGGATTCCATAACACAGAGCCGCTGATCGGAAAAATGGAGGTGGTCGGGGAAGGAACGCTCCTTCTGGATGAGATCGGAAACATGGGTATAGGGCTCCAGGCTAAGCTCCTCCGAGTTTTGGAGGAGAGGAGGTTTAGTCCGCTAGGTTCCGAGAAGATCCAGTTTCTCGCGCAAATTATCGCGTCGACCAATATTGATTTTAAACTCGCAATTGAGTCCAAAAGATTTCGGGAAGATCTCTATTACCGTCTCAACGATGTACCCATTCTCCTGCCACCTCTGCGGGAGCGCAAGGAGGATATTCCGCTTGTCGTTAGCTACATTCTGGATCAGTACCGGTTCCAGACCGATAGAACTGTAGAAGTATTGCCGCAGACATTGGAGAAACTGATTGAATATGACTGGCCCGGCAACGTTCGGGAACTGGTCAAAACCGTTCATCGTGCTCTGATAGGAACTCAGTCCCAGTATTTGACGCCCAAGCATATCGAGCTCTCTGGCTCAGGCGCTACGAGATCGCGGGCGGAGTCCGGAGCAGCGAATGAGCCGGAAAAACCCAGCCCGCCCATCGTCGGCAACTATAAGAAAATGGTTCAGGAATATCAGAAAAAACTGTTGCGATTGGCCCTTGATCGGACAAAGGGTAATCAATCGGAAGCGGCCAAGCTCCTCGGGCTTCACAGGACTCATTTCATTCGCCTGATCAATTTTCATGGACTTAATAAAACGGAGGAAATGTGA